The Achromobacter spanius genome includes the window ACAAAGATGCGCTGACGCAGGAAGGCGTGGAAAAGGTCATCAACGACCTGAAGGAAATGGGTTTCGAATACATCATCTGCGACTCGCCCGCCGGTATCGAAACGGGTGCGCTGATGGCCGCCTATTTTGCCGACGACGCGCTGGTCGTGACGAACCCGGAAGTCTCGTCGGTGCGCGACTCCGATCGCATCCTGGGCATCCTCGCGGCCAAGTCCAAGCGCGCGGTGGATGGCGGTGAACCCGTCAAGGAATTCCTGCTGCTCACGCGCTACAACCCCAAGCGCGTGGTCGACGGTGAAATGCTGTCCTTGGGCGATATCGAAGACATCCTGCGCATCAAGCTGATCGGTGTCATTCCCGAATCGGAAGCCGTGCTGCAAGCGTCGAACCAAGGTCTGCCGGCCATTCACTTGAAAGAGACCGACGTTTCCGAAGCGTACAAGGACGTCGTGGCCCGCTACCTGGGCGAAGACAAAGCGCTGCGCTTTACCGATTACGAAAAGCCCGGTTTCCTGAAACGCCTGTTCGGAGGCAAGTAAGCAATGTCCTTCCTGTCGTTTCTGCTTGGTCAAAAGAAAACTTCCGCTTCCGTTGCAAAGGAACGGTTGCAGATCATCCTGGCCCACGAGCGGGGCCGCGGCGACTCGCCCGACTACCTGCCGCAGTTGCAGCAGGAACTTATCGCGGTGATTTCAAAATACGTGAAGATCAACCCTGAAGACATCAAGGTGCACCTGGAACGCCAGGACACGCTGGAGGTGTTGGAAGTGAAGATCGAGATGCCACAGAACGAACCGTGATGCGGCCAGGCCGCCCTCTCGCGGCCATAAAAAAAAGCCCGGCATTGCCGGGCTTTTTGCATCAAGGACAGGCGTTTAGCGCTTGCCGACCTGATCGCCGATGACGCCGCCGATCGCCGCTCCACCCACCGTACCCAGGACGCCGCCGTTGGTGATCACGGCGCCTGCGACACCGCCCAATGCGGCGCCGCCCACCGTGCTCTTTTGGCGATGGCTCATGCCGTCCCAGGACGAGCAGCCCGCCATGGCGGCGGTCATCGCCAGTGCGACACAGATTTTGGAAAGAGATGCGATTTTCATGTTGAGGCTCCTATTCTTATCCCCGGGGCCGCACCATGGACCTAACGCGAGCGCGCGATCCCCATATGGGTTTAGAAACTTCAGGATCTCAAAATATCGGCGCGCGCGGTGTTAGGTTTGCCCAGGAATTGTGTCAAAGGGCGAGAGAATCTTTGCGCGCCCCTGGGACGATGTTGCAAGCGCCGTCGGCTATTTGACCAGACGTAACACATCGCGAAAGCGCGGGTGCTCGCAAGTTTCCATCCACTCAAATATGGCCATTTCCGAGGTGACGATATCGGCGCCATGCGCCCGCGCGCGCCGCAGCGCAGCGTGGTGATCCGAGGGCTTGCGCGACCCCGCGGCGTCCGACACCAGCACGGCCTTGTAGCCCATGTCCACCAGGCCGATCACCGTTTGCAGCACGCAGATATGCGCTTCGCAGCCGGCCACCAGAATTGTTTTTCGCGCCGCCGGCAGCCACGCTTCAAAGCCAGGTTCGCGCGTGGAAGAGAAGTGCATTTTCTGGAACGTGGACTGCACAAGAGCGCGTAGCGGATCCACAGTAACGCCGAGCATCTTGCCGTGGTGCTCCGTGGCGACAACCGGCACATCAAGTATCCGCGCGGCTTGCGCCAGCTTGTGCGCGGTATGCAGCACGGCTTCGTTATCGTGAATGGCGGGCATCAACCGGCCCTGCATATCGACGATGAGCAACGTGGAATCGGAGGCTTGCAGCAGCATGATGAATCTCCGGGAAACCGGCAACGGAATAAGGGAAACCGCAACGCGGCGAAGCCAACGCCCCGCCCGTGCAGCTCAATGATATAGCGGGGGCTCGACAGACAGGTTCAAGGTCTTGGCAAGAGATCCCAGCCGCTTGTCTTTGGTCCACAGCGAAGCACCGGGCGTCAGGCGGGTCGATGCAAGCAGATGCAGGTCGACATAGCCGATGCCTTTTCCAAATAGCCGTTCGGCATGAAGAAAGTGGATTGCCTCGTCGTGGCTCGCCCGAACCGCCTGTGGCAAAAGCGTCAGTGCGCCCAACACCATGTCCCGCTTATTCAGCGATCCGAGCGCCAGTTCGCCAACGATGAACGGGTGCATCAGGACAAATTCATTGTGGAGCAACTGTTCAAGCCGGGGTTCGCTTGCCCCCAGATGATCGATCCAGATCGACGTGTCAACCAAGATCATCGGGTGTCTCCGTTTGCCGCCGTGGCGTCGGCTTCAATTTGGGTGAACTGCCGCCCAGTTTGGCCAGGCGCTTGGCCGCCTCTTTCTGCACCAGGTTCGTCAGCGCCTGCTGCACAAGCGCAGAGGTTTCCTGTATGCCCGTATAGATTCGCGCTTTCTCGAGCAAATCGTCATCGAGCGTCACTGTGGTACGCATGCCTGTTCCCGCCACGAAGGTGAATCAAAATTAACATCAATTGATGCAATTTTTGATTCTACCATTGGAAAAAATTTCCAGTGCACCGTAGGATGGGTGAAGCGCGACACGACAAAGAAAAGAATGCGATATCGAACGCGCGCAACCCATCAAGCAACGGTGGACCATGGGAAAGATCGGCCATAACGCGACGGTTGCGTAATGGGTTGCGTAATGGGTTGCGTGATGCGTTGCGTGATGCGTTGCGTGATGGGTTGCGCGCGTTGGGCGGTGGGGTTCTTGTGCGTCGCCGTGGCGCGCTTCACCCATCCTACAAGGTACGTTCGCAAAGGGATACGCGCCCACAAAAAATCCCGGCAATGCCGGGATTGTTTTCAACCACTTACCGCAAGGCTTACTTCAGTGCCTTGTAGCGCAGGCGCTTGGGCTTGGCGCCCTCTTCGCCCAGGCGGCGCTTCTTGTCGGCTTCGTACTCTTGGTAGTTGCCGTCGAAGAACACCACTTGCGAATCGCCTTCGAATGCCAGGATGTGGGTGGCGATGCGGTCCAGGAACCAGCGATCGTGGCTGATGACCATGACGCTGCCGGGGAACTCCAGCAAGGCGTCTTCCAGCGCGCGCAGCGTTTCAACGTCAAGGTCGTTGGACGGTTCGTCAAGCAGCAGTACGTTGCCGCCGGCGATCAGCGTCTTGGCCATGTGCAGGCGGCCGCGTTCACCGCCCGACAGTTGGCCCACGACCTTGTTCTGGTCGCCGCCCTTGAAGTTGAAGCGGCCCAGATAGGCGCGAGACGACATTTCAAACTTGCCCACGGTCAGGATGTCGGCGCCGTCGGCCACCGCATCAAACACCGTCTTCTTGTCTTCCAGCGCATCGCGCGACTG containing:
- the minD gene encoding septum site-determining protein MinD, producing MTRIVVVTSGKGGVGKTTTSASFSAGLAMRGHKTAVIDFDVGLRNLDLIMGCERRVVYDFVNVIQGEATLNQALIKDKQLENLFILPASQTRDKDALTQEGVEKVINDLKEMGFEYIICDSPAGIETGALMAAYFADDALVVTNPEVSSVRDSDRILGILAAKSKRAVDGGEPVKEFLLLTRYNPKRVVDGEMLSLGDIEDILRIKLIGVIPESEAVLQASNQGLPAIHLKETDVSEAYKDVVARYLGEDKALRFTDYEKPGFLKRLFGGK
- the minE gene encoding cell division topological specificity factor MinE; the protein is MSFLSFLLGQKKTSASVAKERLQIILAHERGRGDSPDYLPQLQQELIAVISKYVKINPEDIKVHLERQDTLEVLEVKIEMPQNEP
- a CDS encoding glycine zipper 2TM domain-containing protein → MKIASLSKICVALAMTAAMAGCSSWDGMSHRQKSTVGGAALGGVAGAVITNGGVLGTVGGAAIGGVIGDQVGKR
- a CDS encoding isochorismatase family protein, coding for MLLQASDSTLLIVDMQGRLMPAIHDNEAVLHTAHKLAQAARILDVPVVATEHHGKMLGVTVDPLRALVQSTFQKMHFSSTREPGFEAWLPAARKTILVAGCEAHICVLQTVIGLVDMGYKAVLVSDAAGSRKPSDHHAALRRARAHGADIVTSEMAIFEWMETCEHPRFRDVLRLVK
- a CDS encoding type II toxin-antitoxin system VapC family toxin, with the translated sequence MILVDTSIWIDHLGASEPRLEQLLHNEFVLMHPFIVGELALGSLNKRDMVLGALTLLPQAVRASHDEAIHFLHAERLFGKGIGYVDLHLLASTRLTPGASLWTKDKRLGSLAKTLNLSVEPPLYH
- a CDS encoding type II toxin-antitoxin system VapB family antitoxin, with product MRTTVTLDDDLLEKARIYTGIQETSALVQQALTNLVQKEAAKRLAKLGGSSPKLKPTPRRQTETPDDLG